One part of the Methylobacterium mesophilicum SR1.6/6 genome encodes these proteins:
- a CDS encoding thioredoxin family protein: protein MRSRRYALALTGLLLFAGLAPAQAGDAMPFSESGFEAARESGKPILIEVSAPWCPICKAQKPILAKLAGEPRFKDLQIFAIDFDSQKDLLRRFDARMQSTLIAFKGKTEVGRSVGETQQEWIEGLLEKTL, encoded by the coding sequence ATGAGAAGCCGTCGATACGCCCTGGCGCTGACCGGTCTCCTCCTCTTCGCGGGTCTTGCGCCGGCGCAGGCCGGTGACGCGATGCCGTTCTCGGAAAGCGGCTTTGAGGCCGCGCGTGAATCCGGCAAGCCGATCCTGATCGAGGTCAGCGCGCCGTGGTGCCCGATCTGCAAGGCGCAGAAGCCGATCCTCGCGAAGCTCGCCGGAGAGCCGCGCTTCAAGGATCTCCAGATTTTCGCCATCGATTTCGACAGTCAGAAGGATCTGCTGAGGCGGTTCGACGCGCGGATGCAGAGCACGCTCATCGCCTTCAAAGGCAAGACCGAGGTCGGGCGCTCCGTGGGTGAGACTCAGCAGGAGTGGATCGAAGGCCTGCTCGAGAAGACGCTCTGA
- a CDS encoding helix-turn-helix domain-containing protein — translation MVVLLQGTGYLEQGNSGGLLSAGDVAFHTLDQAFSIGSRDTYEELRFQVPRAAFLAQIGSPQAFAGRRLRATALSGLFVGYLRSYMKAVAGLSQAEAGIATEGILHLLRALADAPGERPDEGLSVDAVRALALAHIERRLHDPDFGPESLPLALRVSRSRLYAAFTGDGGVAAKIREARLDRAYRRLVALPDGGRVASVMVSSGFTDAAAFSRAFRRRFGMAPRDLLGGRAR, via the coding sequence GTGGTCGTCCTTCTCCAAGGGACCGGCTACCTTGAGCAGGGCAACAGCGGCGGTCTCCTCAGCGCTGGCGACGTCGCCTTCCACACCCTGGATCAGGCGTTCTCCATCGGCAGCCGCGACACTTACGAGGAACTCCGCTTCCAAGTGCCCCGCGCCGCGTTCCTGGCGCAAATCGGAAGCCCGCAGGCATTTGCCGGTCGCCGGCTTCGCGCGACGGCCCTGAGCGGGCTCTTCGTCGGGTATCTCCGGTCCTACATGAAGGCCGTTGCAGGTCTGTCCCAGGCTGAGGCCGGCATCGCCACCGAGGGCATCCTGCACCTGCTGCGCGCCCTCGCCGACGCGCCGGGCGAGCGGCCCGACGAAGGCCTGTCGGTCGACGCTGTGCGTGCGCTGGCATTGGCCCACATCGAGCGCCGTCTGCACGATCCCGACTTCGGGCCCGAATCCCTGCCACTGGCGCTCCGGGTCTCGCGCAGCCGGCTCTACGCCGCCTTCACCGGCGACGGAGGTGTCGCGGCCAAGATCCGCGAGGCCCGTCTGGATCGGGCCTACCGCCGGCTCGTCGCCCTGCCGGATGGCGGGCGCGTGGCTTCCGTCATGGTCAGCTCCGGTTTCACCGACGCGGCCGCCTTCAGCCGCGCGTTCCGTCGCCGTTTCGGAATGGCGCCGCGGGATCTGCTCGGCGGTCGCGCCCGCTAA
- a CDS encoding zinc-ribbon domain-containing protein has protein sequence MLIVCPSCASEYRIAADKVGMEGRSVRCAACRETWFITPADVLAGHEAELSASMDAGSDPVADAAWQEAAASVRQASEAMPSAVRSRARRTLRDGVGRRAVPGFSPSLAFGLTLLAALPLLCLARANVVRAVPQTASLFARIGLPVNLRGIEIRDVVAFSNPAEDDRPAELVVEGDLVGVARSDMPVAPLSVEIRDAGGRAVRTFSVPAPRTILAASETARFRASLTAPPPEGRAVVLRFADAQMTRGEGQVAAADH, from the coding sequence ATGCTGATCGTCTGTCCGAGCTGCGCGAGCGAGTACCGGATCGCCGCCGACAAGGTCGGCATGGAAGGCCGCTCGGTTCGTTGCGCCGCATGCCGCGAGACGTGGTTCATCACCCCGGCCGACGTGCTCGCTGGCCACGAGGCCGAACTCTCGGCCAGCATGGATGCCGGCTCCGACCCAGTCGCCGACGCCGCATGGCAGGAGGCGGCCGCCTCGGTTCGGCAGGCGTCCGAAGCCATGCCATCCGCCGTTCGCTCGCGGGCTCGGCGGACGCTCCGCGACGGGGTGGGCCGGCGCGCGGTCCCGGGTTTCTCCCCCTCCCTGGCCTTCGGCCTGACGCTCTTGGCCGCGCTGCCCCTTTTATGCCTGGCCCGCGCGAACGTGGTCCGCGCCGTTCCGCAAACCGCGTCGCTCTTCGCGCGTATCGGATTGCCGGTGAACCTGCGCGGCATCGAGATTCGGGACGTGGTGGCTTTCAGCAATCCCGCCGAGGACGACCGACCCGCCGAACTTGTGGTCGAGGGTGATCTCGTCGGCGTCGCACGGTCCGACATGCCGGTGGCGCCGCTCAGCGTCGAGATTCGCGACGCAGGAGGCCGAGCGGTACGGACCTTCTCGGTCCCAGCTCCGCGAACCATCCTCGCCGCTTCGGAGACGGCGCGGTTCCGCGCGAGCCTGACCGCGCCGCCGCCGGAAGGACGTGCGGTGGTTCTTCGGTTCGCCGACGCTCAAATGACCCGCGGCGAGGGTCAGGTCGCCGCCGCCGACCACTGA
- a CDS encoding glycosyltransferase, whose amino-acid sequence MTIAQNSAAPSAIVAVPVRNEEERIAACLRAIDAQESVAPGSLGLVLFLNNCTDRTEAVVADLVPTLAIAVRIQVENDPNAHAGWARRRAMDAAVAWLGDENPLGIILSTDADSRVPPNWVARNRAAILAGADAVAGRVELDAAEAALLPPSLPARGRLEDIYDALITEAEARIDPDPHDPWPCHRTAIGATLAVTRRAYLQVGGMPEIPLGEDGAFIARLLEHGLRVRHATDVCVTISARLAGRAPGGVADTIRSRCEEPDALCDARMETFPRAVLRYLWRRRFRRLHGRGSLGRNTAWARSIGIGDAEARRIAALPLGQAIAEAERASPRLAYRPIGPRQLPGQIRLARLGVAAIRVALGLAGRVLRQAGASREADRSVPSTPGSRVRQT is encoded by the coding sequence GTGACGATCGCCCAGAACTCTGCCGCCCCGAGCGCGATCGTGGCTGTGCCTGTTCGCAACGAGGAGGAGCGCATCGCGGCCTGCCTCCGGGCCATCGATGCGCAGGAGAGCGTGGCCCCCGGATCCCTCGGTCTGGTGCTCTTCCTGAACAACTGCACCGATCGCACCGAAGCCGTCGTTGCGGATCTTGTGCCGACGCTGGCGATCGCGGTCCGCATACAGGTGGAGAATGACCCGAACGCCCATGCCGGTTGGGCCCGGCGCCGGGCCATGGATGCGGCCGTCGCGTGGCTCGGCGATGAGAACCCCCTTGGGATCATCCTGTCCACCGATGCCGACAGCCGGGTTCCGCCAAACTGGGTCGCCCGCAACCGTGCCGCCATCCTGGCCGGTGCCGACGCAGTGGCCGGCCGGGTCGAACTCGATGCCGCCGAGGCGGCCCTCCTGCCGCCCTCCCTGCCGGCCCGGGGCCGGCTGGAGGACATTTACGACGCCTTGATCACGGAGGCGGAGGCACGCATCGACCCCGATCCGCACGATCCCTGGCCCTGTCACCGCACCGCGATCGGTGCGACTCTCGCGGTGACGCGTAGGGCCTATCTCCAGGTCGGCGGCATGCCGGAGATTCCCCTCGGCGAGGATGGTGCGTTCATCGCGCGGCTGCTCGAGCACGGTTTGCGCGTTCGGCACGCCACGGACGTCTGCGTGACCATCTCGGCCCGCCTAGCCGGCCGGGCACCGGGCGGCGTCGCCGACACGATCCGCTCGCGCTGCGAGGAGCCCGACGCGCTGTGCGACGCGCGGATGGAAACCTTTCCGCGCGCCGTACTCCGCTATCTCTGGCGGCGACGGTTTCGCCGCCTGCATGGACGGGGATCGCTGGGGCGAAACACCGCCTGGGCAAGGTCGATCGGCATCGGAGACGCGGAGGCGAGGCGGATCGCCGCCTTACCCCTCGGCCAAGCCATCGCGGAGGCCGAGCGCGCCAGCCCGCGCCTGGCTTATCGACCGATCGGTCCGCGTCAACTTCCGGGTCAGATCCGGCTGGCCCGCCTCGGCGTCGCCGCGATTCGGGTCGCCCTCGGGCTGGCCGGACGTGTCCTCCGGCAAGCGGGCGCATCACGCGAGGCGGATCGATCGGTGCCGAGCACGCCGGGCAGCCGAGTCCGACAGACTTAG